The following coding sequences are from one Cystobacter fuscus DSM 2262 window:
- a CDS encoding OmpA family protein — MRRISMVAGLALAVAVLTGCPPTYPNCKSDETCQEKGEVCVNGTCQECSTDANCKEGFACQGNKCVPKAPECSRDEQCTGGQICEGGKCAAPQCTAKADCPGAQDCQKGRCALPPGACNSSTDCGDGQECQDNKCVAASAPQGQCDWEPVRFGFNEYTLPSDAQGRLSELAQCIKAAGSGRIELAGHADERGTEEYNLQLSNKRAASVRKYLLDLGIPANRLKAVGYGENRPAEQGASEDAWAANRRVEFVR, encoded by the coding sequence ATGCGTCGGATCTCGATGGTCGCGGGGCTCGCCCTCGCCGTGGCCGTACTCACCGGCTGCCCGCCGACCTACCCCAACTGCAAGAGCGACGAGACCTGCCAGGAGAAGGGCGAGGTTTGCGTCAACGGCACCTGTCAGGAGTGCTCCACCGACGCCAACTGCAAGGAGGGCTTCGCGTGCCAGGGGAACAAGTGCGTGCCCAAGGCGCCCGAGTGCTCGCGTGACGAGCAGTGCACGGGCGGGCAGATCTGCGAGGGTGGCAAGTGCGCCGCGCCGCAGTGCACCGCCAAGGCCGACTGCCCCGGAGCCCAGGATTGCCAGAAGGGCCGCTGCGCGCTGCCCCCCGGCGCCTGCAACTCCAGCACGGACTGCGGTGATGGCCAGGAGTGCCAGGACAACAAGTGCGTGGCCGCCTCGGCCCCCCAGGGCCAGTGCGACTGGGAGCCGGTGCGCTTCGGCTTCAACGAGTACACCCTGCCCTCCGATGCCCAGGGCCGTCTGAGCGAGCTGGCCCAGTGCATCAAGGCCGCGGGCTCGGGCCGGATCGAGCTCGCCGGGCATGCGGACGAGCGTGGCACGGAGGAGTACAACCTCCAGCTGTCCAACAAGCGCGCCGCCTCGGTGCGCAAGTACCTGCTGGACCTCGGCATCCCGGCCAACCGCCTCAAGGCGGTGGGCTACGGGGAGAACCGGCCGGCCGAGCAGGGGGCTTCGGAAGACGCCTGGGCGGCCAACCGTCGCGTCGAGTTCGTTCGCTAG
- a CDS encoding sigma-54-dependent transcriptional regulator, giving the protein MPASVLIVDDEKNILLTLQTSLQLAGYNVELAAHGQLALEVVSARPVDVVLMDVKMPDMDGLTVLARLMELKPELPVIMMSGHGTIDTAVKATQLGARDFLEKPIARDRMLVALRNALKHQAALEELRALRAEMGRYDMVGGGPAMQHIFSLIQRTAPSEGRVLITGENGTGKELIARALHQNSRRKGGPFVKLNCAAVPHELIESELFGHEKGAFTGAVSMRRGKFELAHEGTLFLDEIGDMPQAMQAKLLRVLQEGELERVGGAETLKVDVRVIAATNKNLEKEIEAGRFREDLYYRINVVQIHSPPLRERREDLPVLIDTFLKEACARNGRRPLSLSPDALAVMAAHSYPGNVRELRNLVERLAILCEGPTVTGAEAAELLPRSKGAPPPAPSDAPSPPGPRAPAPAAMPPGAPGGFRPRADRTFREQVEDAEREILLFALAHTQDNVTEAARLLDLERGHFYKKLKALGIKRGSQDTGTPENH; this is encoded by the coding sequence ATGCCCGCCTCCGTCCTCATCGTCGATGACGAGAAGAACATCCTGCTGACGCTCCAGACTTCGCTGCAGCTCGCGGGCTACAACGTGGAGCTCGCGGCCCATGGGCAGCTCGCCCTGGAGGTGGTGTCCGCGCGGCCCGTGGACGTGGTGCTCATGGACGTGAAGATGCCGGACATGGACGGACTCACCGTGCTCGCCCGGCTGATGGAGCTCAAGCCCGAGCTGCCCGTCATCATGATGTCCGGGCACGGCACCATCGACACGGCGGTGAAGGCCACCCAACTGGGGGCACGCGACTTCCTGGAGAAGCCCATCGCCCGGGACCGGATGCTCGTGGCGCTGCGCAACGCGCTCAAGCACCAGGCCGCCCTGGAGGAGCTGCGCGCCCTGCGCGCGGAGATGGGACGCTACGACATGGTGGGCGGCGGCCCGGCCATGCAGCACATCTTCTCCCTCATCCAACGCACCGCCCCCTCGGAGGGCCGGGTGCTCATCACCGGGGAGAACGGCACCGGCAAGGAGCTCATCGCCCGCGCCCTGCACCAGAACTCCCGGCGCAAGGGCGGCCCCTTCGTGAAGCTCAACTGCGCGGCCGTGCCGCACGAGCTCATCGAGAGCGAGCTGTTCGGCCACGAGAAGGGCGCCTTCACCGGCGCCGTGAGCATGCGCCGGGGCAAGTTCGAGCTCGCCCACGAGGGCACGCTCTTCCTGGACGAGATCGGCGACATGCCCCAGGCGATGCAGGCCAAGCTGCTGCGCGTGTTGCAGGAAGGCGAGCTGGAGCGAGTGGGCGGCGCCGAGACGCTCAAGGTCGACGTGCGCGTCATCGCCGCGACGAACAAGAACCTGGAGAAGGAGATCGAGGCGGGCCGCTTCCGCGAGGATCTCTACTACCGCATCAACGTGGTGCAGATTCACTCGCCCCCCCTGCGCGAGCGGCGCGAGGACCTCCCCGTCCTCATCGACACCTTCCTCAAGGAGGCATGCGCGCGCAATGGCCGCCGCCCGCTGTCCCTCTCGCCCGACGCCCTCGCGGTGATGGCCGCCCATTCCTACCCGGGCAACGTGCGCGAGCTGCGCAACCTCGTGGAGCGGCTGGCCATCCTCTGTGAGGGCCCCACCGTCACCGGCGCTGAGGCCGCCGAGCTGCTCCCTCGGAGCAAGGGCGCCCCACCGCCCGCCCCCTCCGATGCTCCCTCTCCTCCGGGGCCCCGCGCGCCCGCTCCCGCGGCCATGCCCCCGGGGGCCCCGGGTGGTTTCCGGCCCCGCGCGGACCGCACCTTCCGCGAGCAGGTCGAGGACGCCGAACGGGAGATCCTCCTGTTCGCGCTCGCACATACCCAGGACAACGTCACCGAGGCGGCGCGGTTGCTGGATCTGGAGCGCGGCCATTTCTACAAGAAGCTAAAAGCCCTCGGGATAAAGCGAGGGAGCCAGGACACTGGAACCCCTGAAAATCATTAG
- a CDS encoding tyrosine-type recombinase/integrase produces the protein MTSAYFRPNTKGKAVLAAGKRLQRRAPDFGTWWIRYRDAAGRAARERTAARMEAEAERIAQEKAMHSERVAAGLAPAKPVPMTCDELFRRYLEATRHLSSQDPTASYVKVWFGPHFKKKPVAAVTPADCDALLVRARNAGKSDSTVKQLYVFGRLFFKYALQLGARRDNPWTLLPRPKVAMKKPRFLSRAQVAALLEAAGPHRLLLLTAVLSGLRRGELAALQWTDIHWEEGPSGVLYVTRSWERSTTKSSKERLVPVHPALRPELRAAYEAAPRDGHGQLMDPLVFPSPKGGLRSQGWHTAKLVHRIARWAGMELPEGFTFHDLRKTFLTHLIQDTGGNIGAGQLLAGHSTPAVTATYYFARDVGFLVEAVEGLKLVPSAAVAGAHTASTRQLRAVPTVVGGHRND, from the coding sequence GTGACGAGCGCGTACTTCCGGCCCAACACGAAGGGGAAGGCGGTGCTCGCCGCGGGCAAGCGCCTGCAGCGCCGCGCCCCCGACTTCGGCACCTGGTGGATTCGCTACCGGGACGCCGCGGGCCGGGCTGCGCGCGAGCGCACGGCGGCGCGCATGGAGGCGGAGGCCGAGCGCATCGCCCAGGAAAAGGCCATGCACTCGGAGCGGGTGGCGGCGGGACTCGCCCCGGCGAAGCCCGTGCCCATGACGTGCGACGAGCTTTTCCGCCGCTACCTCGAGGCCACCCGGCACCTGAGTTCGCAGGATCCCACCGCCTCCTACGTGAAAGTGTGGTTCGGCCCCCACTTCAAGAAGAAGCCGGTGGCGGCCGTCACTCCGGCCGACTGTGACGCGCTGCTCGTCCGCGCGCGCAACGCGGGTAAGTCCGACTCCACCGTGAAGCAGCTCTACGTGTTCGGGCGCTTGTTCTTCAAGTACGCCCTGCAACTGGGGGCTCGTCGGGACAACCCCTGGACGCTGCTGCCCCGCCCGAAGGTGGCGATGAAGAAGCCGCGCTTCCTTTCGCGCGCCCAGGTTGCGGCGCTCCTCGAAGCCGCAGGTCCTCACCGGTTGCTGCTGCTCACGGCGGTCCTCTCGGGCCTGCGCCGCGGCGAGCTCGCCGCGTTGCAGTGGACCGACATCCACTGGGAGGAGGGTCCGAGCGGCGTCCTCTACGTGACTCGGAGCTGGGAGCGGAGCACCACGAAGAGCAGCAAGGAGCGGCTGGTGCCCGTACACCCAGCGCTCCGTCCCGAGCTGCGTGCCGCGTACGAAGCCGCCCCCCGGGACGGGCACGGACAGCTCATGGATCCGCTCGTGTTCCCGTCTCCCAAGGGGGGCCTGCGCAGCCAGGGGTGGCACACCGCGAAGCTCGTGCACCGCATTGCCCGCTGGGCCGGGATGGAACTGCCCGAGGGCTTCACCTTCCATGACTTGAGGAAGACGTTCCTCACCCACTTGATTCAGGACACCGGCGGGAACATCGGCGCCGGGCAGCTTCTGGCCGGGCACTCCACACCGGCCGTCACCGCCACCTACTACTTCGCCCGGGACGTCGGCTTCCTGGTTGAGGCGGTGGAGGGCCTCAAGCTCGTGCCGTCAGCAGCCGTGGCTGGCGCGCACACGGCGAGCACACGGCAGCTCAGAGCAGTCCCCACCGTCGTCGGAGGTCACCGAAATGACTAA
- a CDS encoding helix-turn-helix transcriptional regulator — translation MNDCNKQERRPGLVAVPEGGLWECEQVAAFLNVSKSWVWKQVRENLGLPYVMLGARNYRFDPAQVRAWVQAKSKTGQVG, via the coding sequence ATGAACGACTGCAACAAACAAGAGCGACGGCCGGGGTTGGTGGCGGTGCCGGAGGGCGGCCTGTGGGAGTGCGAGCAGGTGGCCGCCTTCCTCAACGTGTCGAAGTCGTGGGTGTGGAAGCAGGTGCGCGAGAACCTGGGGCTGCCCTACGTGATGCTTGGGGCGCGCAACTACCGCTTCGATCCGGCGCAGGTGCGCGCGTGGGTGCAGGCCAAGTCGAAGACGGGACAGGTGGGGTGA
- a CDS encoding helix-turn-helix domain-containing protein produces MRATNEAAFVGGNLRVARNLHGLTLAELGEKVTLSHSAIHHFETELRRPTESLVVALAQALDVTPSYFGVPIREEFREEECHFRSEKIPGPAKTRVLAHGTLFGLFVENVALHLKAARLRLPPPSLPSERASGKESVERVAEMCRRTLGLGLDRPILSMVRVLEGRGVVVTRFEASIKAHDAVKIDAFSRLGSKRPVVVLNADKGSTSRARWDMAHELGHLVLHGGLRPGDIEQEKDADFFASAFLLPRTGFLKEFPQQSKLNWDTVFTIKRRWGASAASIVRRAFDLGRIDALEYRRSWKHYMYRHWHKGEPDEPADEPPEMVRNSLKHIATRTGATPRHLAQELGWMPAMLNRIVGEDAAWEEPEIPVDGARVIPFRRTQVGS; encoded by the coding sequence ATGAGAGCGACGAATGAGGCAGCCTTCGTTGGTGGCAACCTGCGGGTTGCAAGGAACCTCCACGGCTTGACGCTGGCCGAACTGGGCGAGAAGGTCACACTGTCGCACTCGGCCATTCATCACTTCGAAACCGAGTTGCGCAGGCCTACCGAGTCACTCGTCGTCGCCTTGGCGCAGGCGCTCGACGTTACTCCGTCCTATTTCGGCGTACCCATCAGGGAGGAGTTTCGCGAGGAGGAGTGCCACTTCCGGAGTGAGAAGATCCCGGGGCCGGCCAAGACTCGCGTCCTGGCACATGGCACGCTGTTCGGGCTATTCGTGGAGAACGTCGCGTTGCACCTCAAGGCGGCGCGCCTGCGACTACCTCCACCCTCTCTCCCGAGCGAACGAGCCTCCGGGAAGGAGTCTGTGGAGAGGGTCGCCGAGATGTGCCGCCGCACCCTCGGGCTGGGCCTTGACCGACCCATTCTGAGCATGGTCCGAGTGCTGGAAGGCCGCGGGGTTGTGGTGACGCGCTTCGAGGCCTCGATCAAGGCACACGATGCGGTGAAGATCGATGCTTTCTCTCGCTTGGGCTCGAAGCGTCCAGTGGTCGTCCTCAACGCCGACAAAGGGAGTACGTCACGGGCGCGGTGGGATATGGCCCACGAGCTCGGTCACCTCGTCCTCCATGGGGGACTACGCCCGGGCGACATCGAGCAGGAAAAGGACGCCGACTTCTTCGCGAGTGCTTTTCTTTTGCCGCGCACGGGCTTCCTGAAGGAGTTCCCGCAGCAGTCGAAGCTGAACTGGGACACCGTGTTCACGATCAAGCGGCGATGGGGAGCAAGTGCTGCGTCCATCGTACGGCGCGCATTCGACCTGGGACGCATCGACGCCCTTGAGTACCGGCGCTCATGGAAGCACTACATGTACCGGCACTGGCACAAGGGCGAGCCCGACGAGCCAGCGGACGAACCACCCGAGATGGTCCGCAACTCACTCAAACACATCGCAACGAGGACAGGGGCGACGCCGCGCCACCTCGCACAGGAACTGGGCTGGATGCCGGCTATGCTCAATCGCATCGTTGGTGAGGACGCAGCTTGGGAGGAGCCGGAGATTCCAGTAGATGGGGCTCGGGTCATCCCCTTCAGGCGCACGCAAGTCGGCAGTTAA
- a CDS encoding DNA-packaging protein, whose amino-acid sequence MVAMVAVQDNPLAGLPIIRPETHGRHSLSERAGLKFRDQLRRQRELGAKLTADFALDGHLRMSPAEVLAWHYDPTLWRRPVQSPPSGVWRTWFLLGGRGAGKTYAGSIAVIEEAQADPEARILIVGPTDSEIRKTQLEGPSGILSLAPPWFRPVHRRSKRTLDFPNGAKAFYVPAQNPDKLRGYNVSVVWADEIVAWKKSPEEVYRECRRVARIQTSRMRAQGLPARLIITTTPNPNPLFREILSDRDGLVLACSSTFDNAANLDGKYIAYARRLQNTTIGRREFHGELLFLEDACLYGKVDWNASRVESVEAIAPREGKPLFDKLVVSVDPATGEKKDSDLHGIVVEGIREEADGLLHTYVLQDASLRSPEPTTWAQAAVDALHRWEHLAPKRKAFIFAETNTGGSLVKNVIRSVDGKVKVKGMRAMQSKAERAAPVSAMAEARLVHMVGKHHRLEEQLAKFTGQDGGHGRDDRADAFAWPIYLYVCPKRQNAGVAGRPAEAQEDEDDE is encoded by the coding sequence ATGGTCGCCATGGTCGCGGTGCAGGACAACCCGCTCGCGGGCCTGCCCATCATCCGCCCGGAGACGCACGGGCGCCATTCGCTCTCCGAGCGCGCGGGGCTCAAGTTCCGCGACCAGTTGCGCCGCCAGCGCGAGCTGGGCGCGAAGCTCACCGCCGACTTCGCCCTCGACGGGCACCTGCGCATGAGCCCCGCGGAGGTGCTCGCCTGGCACTACGACCCCACCCTGTGGCGACGTCCCGTGCAGTCGCCGCCCTCGGGGGTGTGGCGCACCTGGTTCCTGTTGGGCGGGCGCGGCGCGGGCAAGACGTACGCCGGCAGCATCGCCGTCATCGAGGAGGCCCAGGCGGACCCCGAGGCCCGCATCCTCATCGTCGGCCCCACCGACTCGGAGATCCGCAAGACGCAGCTCGAGGGCCCGAGTGGCATCCTCTCGCTCGCCCCGCCGTGGTTCCGCCCGGTGCACCGGCGCAGCAAGCGCACGCTGGACTTCCCCAACGGGGCGAAGGCCTTCTACGTGCCCGCACAGAACCCCGACAAACTGCGCGGGTACAACGTCAGCGTCGTCTGGGCGGATGAGATTGTCGCCTGGAAGAAGTCGCCCGAGGAGGTTTATCGGGAGTGCCGCCGCGTCGCCCGAATCCAGACTTCGCGGATGCGCGCCCAGGGCCTGCCGGCGCGGCTCATCATCACCACCACGCCCAATCCCAACCCGCTCTTTCGGGAGATCCTGTCGGACCGGGACGGGCTGGTGCTCGCGTGCTCGTCCACCTTCGACAACGCGGCCAACCTGGACGGGAAGTACATCGCCTACGCGCGGCGGCTTCAGAACACCACCATCGGCCGCCGGGAGTTCCACGGCGAGCTGCTCTTCCTCGAGGACGCGTGCCTCTACGGCAAGGTGGACTGGAATGCCTCGCGCGTGGAGAGCGTGGAGGCCATCGCCCCGCGTGAGGGCAAGCCGCTCTTCGACAAGCTGGTGGTGAGCGTCGACCCGGCCACCGGGGAGAAGAAGGACAGCGACCTGCACGGGATTGTCGTGGAGGGCATCCGCGAGGAGGCGGATGGCCTCTTGCACACGTACGTGCTGCAGGACGCCTCGCTTCGCTCCCCCGAGCCCACCACCTGGGCCCAGGCGGCCGTGGACGCGCTGCACCGCTGGGAGCACCTGGCGCCGAAGCGGAAGGCATTCATCTTCGCGGAGACAAACACCGGCGGCTCGCTGGTGAAGAACGTCATCCGCTCGGTGGACGGCAAGGTGAAGGTGAAGGGCATGCGCGCCATGCAGTCCAAGGCCGAGCGCGCGGCCCCGGTGTCCGCCATGGCCGAGGCGCGCCTGGTGCACATGGTGGGCAAACACCACCGCCTCGAGGAGCAGCTCGCCAAGTTCACCGGTCAGGACGGCGGCCACGGTCGCGACGACCGGGCGGACGCCTTCGCCTGGCCCATTTACCTGTACGTGTGCCCGAAGCGGCAGAACGCCGGCGTGGCGGGGCGTCCCGCCGAGGCCCAGGAGGACGAGGACGACGAGTAG
- a CDS encoding phage portal protein — MARPSFGTRFKAALAGFLLPGSGRPLVHGIPINPFTPRRGSRAVCSAYRTNGWLRAVADTVAESVATPRWRVLKATTPKGKALLATCKRLSTEARTRTGALERHQVQAKGLARGDLVELDTHELLTLLEHPHPDFTGRSLRKVQQLHLDLPGESFLWLRRSTFGSVVGYEVVPPACVLQTPTQTGAGYLVVYNNFSGMVPRSEMVWLRHLDPDNLHARGVGRGLALGDELDASEAIQQTLKSTFERGGLPAAIVGVDGGTAGDGEDEVEDLRAKYEERFSGPDSAGLVWFVNGKTTLSQVQQDFRALQLVEAEKSLRDYVRQVYNVPPELVGDLTSANRSTSEEAKYTLAEYATLPRLEFLRTEYQLHLVPLVDRDAVLDYDDPRPHSWERRLKAMTSAYGPHVFMNEARELAGQAPDPKLNGMRFQPLPGAQPVQDGPKEPHNEPPPRGPAKG; from the coding sequence ATGGCGCGCCCCTCTTTCGGCACCCGTTTCAAAGCGGCCCTGGCGGGCTTTCTCCTGCCGGGCAGCGGACGTCCGCTCGTCCACGGCATCCCCATCAACCCCTTCACCCCGCGGCGCGGCTCTCGCGCGGTGTGCTCGGCCTACCGCACCAACGGCTGGCTGCGCGCGGTGGCGGACACGGTGGCGGAGTCCGTGGCCACGCCCCGGTGGCGGGTGCTCAAGGCCACCACACCCAAGGGCAAGGCGCTGCTCGCCACGTGCAAGAGACTCAGTACGGAGGCGCGCACCCGGACGGGCGCGCTCGAGCGCCACCAGGTGCAGGCCAAGGGACTCGCCCGCGGGGACCTGGTGGAGCTCGACACCCACGAGCTGCTCACCCTGCTCGAGCACCCCCACCCCGACTTCACCGGCCGCTCCCTGCGCAAGGTGCAGCAGCTCCACCTCGACTTGCCCGGGGAGTCCTTCCTGTGGCTGCGCCGCTCCACGTTTGGCTCGGTGGTGGGCTACGAGGTGGTGCCCCCCGCGTGCGTCCTCCAGACGCCCACCCAGACGGGCGCGGGCTACCTCGTCGTCTACAACAACTTCTCCGGCATGGTGCCCCGCTCGGAGATGGTGTGGCTGCGCCACCTGGACCCGGACAACCTGCACGCGCGTGGCGTTGGCCGGGGCCTCGCGCTGGGGGACGAGCTCGACGCGTCCGAGGCCATTCAACAGACGCTCAAGTCCACCTTCGAGCGGGGCGGCCTGCCGGCAGCCATCGTCGGCGTGGATGGCGGCACTGCGGGCGACGGCGAGGACGAAGTCGAGGACCTGCGCGCCAAGTACGAGGAGCGCTTCAGCGGCCCGGACTCGGCCGGGCTCGTCTGGTTCGTGAATGGCAAGACGACGCTCTCCCAGGTGCAGCAGGACTTCCGCGCGCTCCAGCTCGTGGAGGCTGAGAAGTCCCTGCGCGACTACGTGCGCCAGGTGTACAACGTGCCCCCGGAGCTGGTGGGAGACCTCACCAGCGCCAACCGCAGCACGAGCGAGGAGGCGAAGTACACGCTGGCGGAGTACGCCACCCTCCCCCGGCTGGAGTTCCTGCGCACCGAGTACCAGCTGCACCTCGTGCCGCTCGTCGACCGCGACGCCGTGCTCGATTACGACGACCCGCGCCCTCACTCCTGGGAGCGGCGCCTCAAGGCGATGACGAGCGCCTACGGGCCCCACGTCTTCATGAATGAGGCCCGCGAACTCGCGGGCCAGGCCCCGGACCCGAAGCTCAACGGCATGCGCTTCCAGCCCCTGCCCGGCGCCCAGCCCGTGCAGGACGGGCCCAAGGAGCCGCACAACGAGCCGCCCCCGCGCGGGCCCGCCAAGGGCTGA
- a CDS encoding HK97 family phage prohead protease, protein MKLPPTPPTDGVLKSLGHLVRKSEGDASGKPVFRITSEVLDRHNDRVRAGALRTEAYNANPVLLWNHEHGVPAIGTARVFQEGEEWFMEPAFDGIGDLSKEVGAKVEARTLRTCSIFFRFSKYEPNAEGGLDYEECELLEVSITNIPANPEACRVKNQGQTKKNDAPTPPPEEAGKDAEGQDLGALLDEKLSPLVEALGKLTQALAAKAEEPAEDPTDTEEEAGKGDDEPPAPPAEAPTEAKSLKRFRSPFVCG, encoded by the coding sequence ATGAAGCTGCCCCCCACCCCGCCCACTGACGGCGTGCTCAAGTCGCTCGGCCACCTGGTGCGCAAGTCCGAGGGCGACGCCAGCGGCAAGCCGGTGTTCCGCATCACCTCCGAGGTGCTCGATCGGCACAACGACCGGGTGCGCGCCGGAGCCTTGAGGACCGAGGCCTACAACGCCAACCCCGTCCTGCTCTGGAATCACGAGCACGGCGTTCCCGCCATTGGCACCGCTCGCGTCTTCCAGGAGGGAGAGGAGTGGTTCATGGAGCCTGCCTTCGACGGCATTGGCGACTTGTCCAAGGAGGTGGGCGCCAAGGTGGAGGCGCGCACCCTGCGCACCTGCTCCATCTTCTTCCGCTTCTCCAAGTACGAGCCGAACGCCGAGGGCGGGCTCGACTACGAGGAGTGCGAACTGCTCGAAGTCTCAATCACAAACATCCCCGCCAACCCCGAGGCCTGCCGCGTGAAGAACCAAGGACAGACGAAGAAGAACGACGCCCCCACCCCACCTCCCGAGGAGGCGGGCAAGGACGCCGAAGGGCAGGACCTGGGCGCGCTCCTGGACGAGAAGTTGAGTCCTCTCGTGGAGGCCCTCGGCAAGCTCACCCAGGCCCTGGCCGCCAAGGCCGAGGAACCGGCCGAGGACCCCACCGACACCGAGGAGGAGGCGGGCAAGGGAGATGACGA